One Nesterenkonia populi DNA window includes the following coding sequences:
- a CDS encoding DMT family transporter, which produces MEICYAVCAAVMFGAGHYLSGTVSRRSGPLAVAYWTQYGVVLVAAALLLQQPLPQTWSIPALVWGVVAALGGVAGSLCLYAALSRATFTLAVGASTVTATVTPGLVAMSFLGEAITPVRLVLIGMAMLTVWLLVSQKRGDGTAAVVTSPLPVVTSSIPTVAAHGSLPEPRTQSRRGSAPLALCAGLGYAVELVGVAQIPGETFTQGLLAWAAASFVVMLVLVLARRKGQLMPRGRGGALVLVAGGLSATGMLLFHLSASGVGLATTSAIVAVYPAVPILLAVAILRERPARRGWAGLACAASVVALGAASTTLS; this is translated from the coding sequence ATGGAGATCTGCTACGCCGTCTGCGCGGCCGTGATGTTCGGCGCCGGCCATTACCTGAGCGGGACGGTGAGCCGTCGGTCGGGACCGCTGGCCGTGGCCTATTGGACTCAGTACGGCGTGGTGCTTGTGGCCGCGGCTCTGCTGCTGCAGCAGCCGCTGCCGCAGACATGGAGCATCCCCGCGCTCGTGTGGGGCGTCGTCGCCGCGTTGGGCGGGGTGGCCGGCTCACTGTGCCTGTACGCCGCCCTCTCCCGGGCCACCTTCACCCTGGCGGTGGGCGCCTCCACGGTGACCGCCACTGTGACCCCCGGCCTGGTGGCCATGAGCTTCCTCGGCGAGGCCATCACGCCGGTGAGGCTGGTGCTGATCGGGATGGCGATGCTGACCGTCTGGCTGCTCGTCTCACAGAAGCGCGGAGACGGGACGGCCGCGGTCGTGACCTCCCCGCTGCCGGTGGTCACCTCCTCCATCCCCACCGTCGCCGCCCACGGCAGCCTGCCGGAGCCGAGGACGCAGTCCCGTCGCGGCTCCGCGCCCCTGGCTCTCTGCGCGGGGCTGGGCTACGCGGTGGAGCTGGTGGGTGTGGCGCAGATCCCGGGCGAGACCTTCACCCAGGGCCTGCTCGCGTGGGCGGCGGCCTCATTCGTGGTGATGCTGGTGCTGGTTCTTGCCCGCCGCAAAGGTCAGCTGATGCCCCGCGGGCGCGGCGGGGCTCTGGTGCTGGTGGCCGGCGGGCTCAGCGCCACGGGCATGCTGCTGTTCCACCTCAGCGCCTCCGGGGTGGGGCTGGCGACCACCTCGGCGATCGTTGCCGTCTACCCGGCGGTGCCCATCCTTCTGGCGGTGGCCATTCTGCGGGAGCGGCCCGCCCGCCGCGGGTGGGCCGGTCTGGCGTGCGCCGCGTCCGTCGTTGCCCTCGGAGCGGCCAGCACCACTCTCAGCTGA
- the nrfD gene encoding NrfD/PsrC family molybdoenzyme membrane anchor subunit, producing the protein MTTSQHDAYRHPEPRAEGRKRKADEGAREVPVVEKPNFSSYYGRPVVKAPPWGDEIAGYLFLGGLAGGSSLLSAGAQLTGKPILQRNARIISLGAAGLGTAALIHDLGRPERFLYMLRTFKPTSPMSMGSWLLSSFSTAAGVTAAVEVDRLSRYRLPLGPGRRLLHGMEGPAEAGTALLAAPLASYTGALLADTAVPTWNAGRDELPFLFASSASLAASGAALVSTPTAQTQPARALSAVAGVGEVISMKVMKKRMHPAEAEPLEKGAAGTMLKWAERLTVAGAVGSVLLGGRRAPAAASGLLMLGGSALTRLGILRAGIASAEDPRHTVEPQKARLQARQADGVVDDSITTLA; encoded by the coding sequence GTGACGACGTCGCAGCACGACGCCTACCGACACCCGGAGCCTCGTGCGGAGGGCAGAAAGCGGAAGGCCGACGAAGGCGCGCGCGAAGTGCCGGTGGTCGAGAAGCCGAACTTCTCCTCCTACTACGGCCGGCCGGTCGTCAAAGCCCCGCCCTGGGGCGACGAGATCGCAGGCTACCTCTTCCTCGGCGGGCTGGCCGGCGGCTCCTCTCTGCTCTCCGCCGGGGCCCAGCTGACCGGCAAACCGATCCTGCAGCGCAATGCACGGATCATCTCCCTGGGCGCGGCCGGGCTGGGCACTGCGGCGCTCATCCATGACCTGGGCCGGCCCGAACGGTTCCTATACATGCTGCGCACGTTCAAGCCCACCTCGCCGATGAGCATGGGCAGCTGGCTGCTGAGCTCCTTCAGCACCGCGGCAGGTGTCACCGCCGCCGTGGAGGTGGACCGTCTGTCCCGATACCGGCTGCCCCTGGGCCCAGGCCGCCGTCTGCTGCACGGGATGGAAGGGCCTGCCGAGGCGGGGACGGCCCTGCTGGCTGCTCCCCTGGCCAGCTACACCGGCGCCCTTCTGGCCGACACCGCGGTGCCCACTTGGAACGCAGGCCGCGACGAGCTCCCGTTCCTGTTCGCCTCCTCTGCGTCCCTGGCGGCTTCCGGCGCGGCGCTGGTCTCAACGCCGACGGCCCAGACGCAGCCGGCCAGGGCGCTCTCGGCGGTCGCGGGCGTGGGCGAGGTGATCTCGATGAAGGTGATGAAGAAGCGGATGCACCCTGCCGAGGCTGAGCCGCTGGAGAAGGGCGCTGCCGGCACCATGCTGAAGTGGGCTGAACGGCTCACCGTCGCCGGCGCGGTCGGATCTGTGCTCCTGGGCGGTCGGCGCGCGCCGGCGGCGGCCAGCGGGCTGCTGATGCTCGGAGGATCCGCCCTCACCCGACTGGGGATCCTGCGCGCAGGCATCGCCTCAGCTGAAGATCCCCGGCACACGGTGGAGCCGCAGAAGGCCCGGCTGCAGGCAAGGCAGGCCGATGGGGTGGTGGACGACTCCATCACCACCCTCGCCTGA
- a CDS encoding LysR family transcriptional regulator — protein MGVRLIDEALPLLEAVAQYGGVNAAADVLGRNASGISRQIQRLSAELGTPLLERQGRTVELTAAAEALVRAAPQLHAADEAARMAVSDAADPSVGELRIASHVFAISSIVLPALHRWGTVWEHSVWRVREAEPALGQRLLTAREADIVIMPAGPHAPADDHPRFAVRRLVTEPADLIVPRGHPLAVREDEVKLAEASQEPWILGSAGQGSRQEILEQCSKAGFTPPEDHHAQDWTAVSTLVASGLGVSLMPRMAPTHPGVVRVSLSGPTAPVRTILTAVRRGSEQRRLISAALDILTTTAADAVASQQPLLGLG, from the coding sequence ATGGGTGTTCGGCTGATTGATGAGGCGCTGCCGCTGCTGGAGGCGGTGGCGCAGTACGGCGGGGTCAACGCCGCCGCTGACGTTTTGGGCCGCAACGCGTCGGGCATATCCCGGCAGATCCAACGGCTCTCAGCCGAGCTGGGCACCCCGCTGCTGGAGCGTCAGGGCCGCACCGTCGAGCTGACCGCGGCCGCTGAGGCTCTGGTGCGGGCGGCCCCGCAGCTGCACGCCGCGGATGAGGCCGCACGGATGGCAGTCTCCGACGCGGCGGATCCGAGCGTGGGCGAGCTGCGGATCGCCTCGCACGTCTTTGCGATCTCCTCGATCGTCCTGCCGGCCCTCCACCGTTGGGGGACAGTGTGGGAGCACAGCGTCTGGCGCGTGCGGGAGGCCGAGCCGGCGCTGGGGCAGCGTCTGCTCACAGCGCGGGAGGCCGACATCGTGATCATGCCTGCGGGCCCGCATGCCCCGGCTGATGACCACCCTCGCTTTGCGGTGCGGCGACTGGTCACAGAGCCCGCGGACCTGATTGTGCCGCGCGGGCACCCGCTCGCGGTCCGGGAGGATGAGGTGAAGCTGGCTGAGGCCTCCCAGGAGCCGTGGATCCTGGGATCTGCCGGGCAGGGGTCTCGGCAGGAGATTCTGGAGCAGTGCTCAAAGGCAGGCTTCACCCCGCCGGAGGACCACCATGCCCAGGACTGGACGGCCGTCTCCACCCTGGTCGCCTCCGGGCTGGGAGTCTCCCTGATGCCGCGGATGGCACCCACCCATCCCGGGGTGGTTCGCGTCAGCCTCTCCGGGCCCACCGCCCCGGTCCGCACGATACTGACAGCGGTGCGCCGCGGCTCCGAGCAGCGCCGGCTGATCTCGGCGGCCCTCGACATCCTCACGACGACGGCGGCGGACGCGGTCGCCAGCCAGCAGCCGCTGCTCGGCCTCGGCTGA
- the fdh gene encoding formate dehydrogenase has protein sequence MERLTPLEWPVIRQLRSRDSTGRGAAVTSKQTRETTPRTDDADTVVQSICPYCAVGCGQKVYAKDDRVIHIEGDPDSPISRGRLCPKGAASEQLVNSAGRQTKILYRAPRSHEWEALDQDRAMDMIADRFIDARRRHWEDHDQHGNPVNRTLGVASLGGATIDNEENYLIKKLFSAAGAVQIENQARIUHSSTVPGLGTSFGRGGATQPQQDLANADCIVIQGSNMAECHPVGFQWVTEAKKRGARIIHVDPRFTRTSAVADKHIALRAGSDIVLLGALINYVLSNDLHFEEYVRHYTNAATIVSEDYQGAEDLDGLFSGYSQEKGTYDETSWSYQTSGRDEKVEQPGPQEDGDEAEPQEYGEGGPPLSHADLAHDDTLQDPRCVFQVLKRHYLRYTPEMVEEACGISAEDFRYLAESVAKNSGRDRTTAFCYAVGWTQHAQGAQFIRTAAVLQLLLGNMGRPGGGIIALRGHATIQGSTDIPTLFNLLPGYLPMPEAGQHNTLDEFTEAIGSKHQKGFWANADIYTVNLLKAWWGDAAHQDNDYAYEYLPRLTGAHGTYQTVERMLRDELDGYFLVGQNPAVGSANGKMQRMGMSHLKWLVVRDFNLIESATWWKDGPEIESGELRTEDIDTEVFFMPAANHTEKAGSFTQTQRLVQWRHQAVHPPGDAQSELQFFYELGRRLRERLADSDDPRDKPLLDLTWDYPTDQHGEPDAEAILKEINGYHVSGTEAGKPLSAFTEMRGDGSTAGGCWIYTGIYADGVNQAARRRPGQEQDETAAEWAWAWPANRRVLYNRASADPQGRPWSERKKYIWWDADHEHWTGKDVPDFPKGLPPGAKSDPEAGGPEALAGDDPFIMQADGKGWLFAPSGMADGPMPTHYEPPESPISNPLYGQQSNPARIVFPRSDNLLAPSAVDPGSEVYPHVFTTYRLTEHHTAGGMSRFLPYLAELQPEMFCEVSPEFAELIGLENYGWATIISPRSAIEAKVLVTDRVRPLTAGGRRIHQVGLPYHWGTGTDAVVEGDAANDLLGITLDPNVHIQGSKAAQCAVQPGRRPRGRELLDLVEDHRRRAGVTAQTGNERLTVPYGESDDTTSEEE, from the coding sequence ATGGAACGGCTCACGCCTCTAGAATGGCCCGTCATTCGCCAGCTGCGCTCCCGGGACTCCACCGGCCGCGGCGCCGCGGTGACGTCCAAGCAGACGCGTGAGACCACCCCCCGCACTGACGACGCTGACACCGTGGTGCAGAGCATCTGCCCCTACTGCGCGGTCGGATGCGGCCAGAAGGTCTATGCCAAAGACGACCGCGTGATCCACATTGAGGGAGACCCCGACTCCCCCATCTCCCGCGGACGGCTCTGCCCCAAAGGCGCAGCCAGCGAGCAGCTCGTCAACTCTGCGGGACGCCAGACCAAGATCCTCTACCGCGCTCCGCGCTCGCACGAGTGGGAGGCGCTGGACCAGGACCGGGCGATGGACATGATCGCCGACCGGTTCATCGACGCTCGCCGCCGCCACTGGGAGGACCACGACCAGCACGGCAATCCGGTCAACCGCACCCTAGGCGTCGCCAGCCTCGGCGGGGCGACCATCGATAACGAAGAGAACTACCTGATCAAGAAGCTCTTCTCCGCCGCCGGTGCGGTGCAGATCGAGAACCAAGCGCGCATTTGACACTCCTCCACGGTTCCCGGTCTGGGAACCTCGTTCGGGCGAGGCGGCGCCACACAGCCCCAGCAGGATCTGGCCAACGCTGACTGCATCGTCATTCAGGGATCCAATATGGCCGAGTGCCACCCTGTCGGATTCCAGTGGGTGACTGAGGCGAAGAAGCGCGGGGCACGCATCATTCACGTCGACCCTCGATTCACGCGCACCAGCGCAGTGGCCGACAAGCACATCGCTCTGCGCGCCGGCAGCGACATCGTGCTCCTCGGCGCGCTGATCAACTATGTGCTGAGCAACGACCTGCACTTCGAGGAGTACGTCCGCCACTACACCAATGCGGCCACCATCGTCTCTGAGGACTACCAGGGCGCCGAAGACCTGGACGGCCTCTTCTCCGGCTACAGCCAGGAGAAGGGCACCTACGACGAGACCTCCTGGTCCTACCAAACTTCTGGTCGTGACGAGAAGGTTGAGCAGCCCGGCCCTCAAGAGGATGGCGATGAGGCGGAGCCGCAGGAGTACGGAGAGGGCGGTCCGCCCCTGAGCCACGCCGACCTGGCTCACGACGACACCCTGCAGGATCCGCGCTGCGTCTTCCAAGTGCTGAAGCGTCACTACCTCCGGTACACCCCAGAGATGGTGGAAGAGGCCTGCGGCATCTCCGCCGAGGACTTCCGGTACCTGGCCGAGTCGGTGGCCAAGAACTCGGGCCGCGACCGCACCACAGCCTTCTGCTATGCGGTGGGCTGGACCCAGCACGCCCAGGGCGCACAGTTCATCCGCACAGCAGCTGTGCTGCAGCTTCTCTTGGGGAACATGGGACGGCCCGGCGGCGGCATCATCGCCCTGCGCGGCCACGCCACCATCCAGGGCTCCACCGACATCCCCACACTGTTCAACCTCCTGCCCGGCTACCTGCCGATGCCCGAGGCCGGACAGCACAACACCTTGGATGAGTTCACCGAAGCGATCGGCTCAAAGCATCAGAAGGGCTTCTGGGCCAACGCCGACATCTACACCGTCAACCTGCTCAAGGCCTGGTGGGGCGATGCCGCGCACCAGGACAACGACTATGCCTACGAGTACCTGCCGCGGCTGACCGGAGCCCACGGAACCTACCAGACAGTGGAGCGTATGCTCCGCGACGAGCTCGACGGCTACTTCCTGGTGGGACAGAACCCCGCTGTGGGCTCCGCCAACGGCAAGATGCAGAGAATGGGCATGTCCCATCTGAAGTGGCTGGTGGTCCGCGACTTCAACCTCATCGAATCCGCCACCTGGTGGAAGGACGGCCCCGAGATCGAAAGCGGCGAGCTGCGCACTGAGGACATCGACACCGAGGTCTTCTTCATGCCGGCGGCCAATCACACAGAGAAGGCCGGGTCCTTCACACAGACCCAGCGACTCGTCCAATGGCGTCACCAAGCCGTGCATCCGCCCGGGGACGCCCAGAGCGAGCTGCAGTTCTTCTACGAGCTGGGCAGGCGCCTCCGGGAACGCCTTGCGGACTCCGATGACCCGCGGGACAAGCCGCTGCTGGACCTGACCTGGGACTATCCCACTGACCAGCACGGAGAGCCCGATGCCGAGGCCATCCTGAAGGAGATCAACGGCTATCATGTCTCGGGAACCGAGGCAGGAAAGCCGCTTTCGGCCTTCACCGAGATGCGCGGCGACGGTTCCACCGCCGGAGGCTGCTGGATCTACACCGGGATCTACGCCGACGGGGTCAACCAGGCGGCGCGCCGCAGACCCGGCCAGGAGCAGGACGAGACCGCCGCCGAGTGGGCCTGGGCCTGGCCGGCCAACCGCCGTGTGCTGTACAACCGGGCTTCGGCCGACCCCCAAGGGCGTCCGTGGAGCGAGCGCAAGAAGTACATCTGGTGGGACGCCGACCACGAGCATTGGACAGGCAAAGACGTCCCGGACTTCCCCAAAGGCCTGCCGCCGGGAGCGAAGTCAGATCCGGAGGCGGGCGGCCCCGAGGCGCTCGCCGGCGACGACCCCTTCATCATGCAGGCCGACGGCAAGGGGTGGCTGTTTGCGCCCAGCGGCATGGCGGACGGACCGATGCCCACCCACTATGAGCCCCCGGAGTCGCCGATCTCGAACCCTCTCTACGGGCAGCAGAGCAACCCTGCGCGCATCGTCTTCCCCCGCAGTGACAACCTGCTCGCGCCCTCGGCGGTGGATCCGGGATCCGAGGTCTACCCCCACGTCTTCACCACCTATCGCCTGACCGAGCACCACACGGCCGGAGGCATGAGCCGGTTCCTGCCGTACCTCGCCGAGCTGCAGCCGGAGATGTTCTGCGAGGTCTCCCCGGAGTTCGCAGAGCTGATCGGCCTGGAGAACTATGGGTGGGCGACCATCATTTCGCCGCGCTCGGCCATCGAGGCCAAGGTGCTCGTCACCGATCGGGTCCGCCCCCTGACCGCCGGCGGCCGACGCATCCACCAGGTGGGGCTTCCTTACCACTGGGGAACCGGCACAGACGCAGTGGTGGAGGGCGATGCGGCCAACGACCTGCTGGGAATCACGCTGGACCCCAACGTCCATATCCAGGGGTCCAAAGCCGCCCAGTGCGCCGTTCAGCCGGGCCGGCGCCCGCGCGGCCGGGAGCTGCTCGACCTGGTCGAGGATCACCGGCGGCGGGCAGGCGTCACCGCGCAGACAGGCAACGAACGGCTCACCGTGCCCTACGGCGAGTCGGACGACACCACCAGTGAGGAGGAATGA
- a CDS encoding 4Fe-4S dicluster domain-containing protein, giving the protein MGSLTEDLHRSAEAHGDRAEARKSFFTDTSICIGCKACEVACKEWNRNPQDGDLELLESSYDNTGGLGANTWRHVAFVEQDKDRIETARESGRQLVELGMPSVGPPPSSGSASAAGSDTAPPDTDEFRWLMSSDVCKHCTHAGCLDVCPTGALFRTEFGTVKVQEDICNGCGTCVGGCPFGVIERRDEGIIRAKVERNQSKFAQEVPNEGTANKCTFCHDRLVDGQTPACAQTCPTTSIKFGEHTDMVAQARERVAELHSQGMTEARLYGANPNDGVGGTGSVFLLLDEPEVYGLPPDPRVPTKDLPRMYKHTAMAAAGMLAAVGASFVWGGRR; this is encoded by the coding sequence ATGGGTTCGCTCACCGAAGATCTCCATCGCAGCGCCGAAGCCCACGGGGACCGCGCCGAGGCCCGCAAGTCGTTCTTCACTGACACCTCGATCTGCATCGGGTGCAAAGCTTGTGAGGTCGCCTGCAAGGAGTGGAACCGCAATCCGCAGGACGGTGACCTGGAGCTGCTGGAGTCCTCCTATGACAACACCGGCGGGCTGGGCGCGAATACCTGGCGCCACGTCGCCTTCGTGGAGCAGGACAAGGACCGTATCGAGACCGCGCGAGAGTCCGGCAGGCAGCTGGTCGAGCTGGGAATGCCGAGCGTGGGGCCGCCCCCGTCGTCCGGTTCGGCCTCCGCGGCAGGATCCGACACCGCTCCCCCGGACACCGACGAGTTCCGTTGGCTGATGTCATCGGACGTGTGCAAGCACTGCACCCACGCCGGCTGCCTGGACGTGTGCCCCACCGGGGCACTGTTCCGCACCGAATTCGGCACGGTCAAAGTCCAGGAAGACATCTGCAACGGCTGCGGCACCTGCGTGGGCGGATGCCCGTTCGGGGTGATCGAGCGCCGTGATGAGGGGATCATTCGGGCCAAGGTGGAGCGGAACCAGTCCAAATTTGCCCAGGAGGTGCCCAATGAGGGCACTGCCAATAAGTGCACGTTCTGCCACGACAGGCTCGTGGACGGCCAGACTCCGGCCTGCGCCCAGACCTGCCCCACCACCTCGATCAAATTCGGCGAGCACACCGATATGGTCGCCCAGGCCCGCGAGCGCGTCGCCGAGCTGCACAGCCAGGGCATGACTGAGGCCCGCCTCTATGGGGCCAACCCCAATGACGGCGTCGGAGGAACCGGCTCCGTGTTCCTCCTTCTGGATGAGCCGGAGGTCTACGGCCTTCCGCCCGACCCCCGTGTTCCCACGAAGGATCTGCCGCGGATGTACAAGCACACCGCGATGGCCGCGGCCGGCATGCTCGCCGCAGTAGGGGCTTCCTTCGTCTGGGGAGGCCGCCGGTGA
- the selD gene encoding selenide, water dikinase SelD: MPAHAAAPRLTTYAHGGGCACKIPPGELEEVLGGLPSPQHDEVLVGLNNGDDAAAVRLDGRTAVLSTADFFTPVVDDAYDWGRIAAANALSDIYAMGGTPMVAINLVGWPRETLPMELLAEVLRGGLAVAEQAGCPLIGGHTVDDPEPKYGLSVTGTAPIQDLLRNDAAEPGLPLTLTKPIGLGLLNNRHKTTGEVFAEAVETMVTLNRDAAQAAVAAGARAATDVTGFGLLGHLYKMCRGSGVGARLEAAAVPLIDGAAEALREGYVSGGTRRNLDWVREHLSAGGGIGEEELLTLADAQTSGGLLVVGEVPGYPVIGHTTPAPETGGPVLEIR, encoded by the coding sequence ATGCCCGCTCATGCTGCTGCACCGCGACTGACGACCTACGCTCACGGCGGAGGATGTGCGTGCAAGATCCCGCCGGGCGAGCTGGAGGAGGTGCTGGGCGGCCTGCCGTCTCCGCAGCACGACGAGGTCCTCGTGGGCCTGAACAACGGCGACGACGCCGCAGCGGTTCGCCTCGACGGCCGCACCGCCGTTCTCTCCACCGCTGACTTCTTCACCCCGGTGGTCGATGACGCCTATGACTGGGGCCGGATCGCCGCGGCCAACGCGCTCTCCGACATCTACGCGATGGGCGGCACGCCGATGGTGGCCATCAACCTGGTCGGATGGCCCCGGGAGACTCTGCCGATGGAGCTGCTGGCTGAGGTGCTGCGCGGCGGTCTGGCGGTCGCCGAACAGGCAGGGTGCCCCCTGATCGGCGGCCACACGGTGGACGATCCGGAGCCGAAGTACGGCTTGTCTGTGACAGGCACCGCGCCGATCCAGGATCTGCTGCGCAACGACGCAGCCGAGCCGGGTCTGCCCCTGACGCTGACCAAGCCGATCGGCCTGGGGCTGCTCAACAACCGCCACAAGACCACCGGCGAGGTCTTCGCCGAAGCAGTTGAGACAATGGTCACGCTGAACCGCGACGCCGCTCAGGCTGCTGTCGCAGCGGGCGCGCGAGCGGCCACCGACGTGACGGGCTTCGGGCTGCTGGGCCACCTGTACAAAATGTGCCGAGGATCCGGCGTCGGCGCCCGTCTCGAAGCCGCAGCGGTCCCGCTGATCGATGGAGCAGCCGAGGCGCTGCGTGAGGGGTATGTCTCCGGGGGCACCCGGCGGAACCTCGACTGGGTGCGTGAGCATCTCAGCGCCGGCGGCGGCATCGGTGAGGAAGAGCTGCTGACGCTGGCAGACGCTCAGACATCCGGCGGTCTGCTGGTGGTCGGGGAAGTGCCCGGCTACCCGGTCATCGGGCACACCACGCCGGCTCCGGAGACCGGGGGCCCGGTCCTCGAGATCCGCTGA
- a CDS encoding PQQ-binding-like beta-propeller repeat protein, with protein MRDSGSPPVPPTPPSGAPQPPAPPQPPKPPPGAGRKPPRSTPGIFGRLNALTLAVIGVAAVLVITLVVTGALLVPRLIGGGGGGGESPFRIADIDERPGTAWRAPYDLGDSRLDWSSPQVSALDDSTVLVHQIPSSWGELSEELESGDWYEGVEGDYEAGWETWEEWDDDGRPSTWGTIPSEYQWYSQDAVSSDQGFELGWDDHHNGAGFGSSLPSEPSAPDAGFPVMALDIDSGEPKWEIDLTEVLADFEVSADPHSYYPFPFLHVRTVGGSAVLSWQEEGADEDDAGLVTHLAVVDGSDGALQEQTSLDGHRSVHAFEDGILLAQAADGTESLSAMEHRSLGSIDEVQWESDLRLSRTSPNAAALTIEPDGGRLGPYAVVNGTEREGDGAEGHFISLRDGSGIEGLANRGDRERYVVADGELLEIRARGDGYEIQGLDEDLRPAWDRPVEVAAVLQASDRLLVAGGSRSDDQHTDVMLLDASTGEEQWDQPARAEVTHIHAASEDDRIIGLNSSTDEVTLLDSDGEVIFSERLEGSPHGVWVGEEFLYVDVYGELAAYGWEDGRSEWWYDYRTDSESIHQVGDRLLLVDDEAGDISLLQ; from the coding sequence ATGAGAGACTCCGGCAGCCCGCCCGTCCCGCCGACGCCGCCGAGCGGAGCCCCTCAGCCGCCTGCCCCGCCCCAGCCTCCCAAGCCGCCGCCGGGGGCGGGCCGGAAGCCTCCGCGCAGCACGCCGGGGATATTCGGCCGGCTGAACGCGCTGACTTTGGCGGTGATCGGCGTCGCCGCCGTGCTGGTCATCACGCTCGTGGTGACCGGGGCGCTGCTGGTGCCGCGCCTGATCGGCGGCGGGGGCGGGGGCGGAGAGAGCCCCTTCCGCATCGCAGACATCGATGAGCGTCCAGGAACCGCTTGGCGGGCCCCCTATGATCTCGGCGACAGCCGGCTCGACTGGTCGAGCCCGCAGGTCAGCGCTCTGGACGACAGCACCGTCCTGGTCCACCAGATTCCCTCCAGCTGGGGTGAGCTCTCCGAGGAGCTGGAGTCCGGCGACTGGTACGAGGGCGTCGAGGGCGACTACGAGGCTGGGTGGGAGACCTGGGAGGAATGGGACGACGACGGCCGGCCCAGCACCTGGGGCACGATCCCCTCCGAGTACCAGTGGTACAGCCAGGACGCAGTGAGCAGCGATCAGGGCTTTGAGCTGGGCTGGGACGACCATCACAACGGCGCCGGCTTCGGCTCCTCGCTGCCGAGTGAGCCCAGCGCTCCGGACGCGGGCTTTCCGGTGATGGCGCTGGACATCGACTCCGGCGAGCCCAAGTGGGAGATCGACCTCACCGAGGTCCTGGCGGACTTCGAGGTCTCCGCTGACCCGCACTCCTACTATCCCTTCCCCTTCCTGCATGTGCGGACCGTCGGCGGCTCGGCTGTCCTCTCTTGGCAGGAGGAGGGGGCCGATGAGGACGACGCCGGGCTTGTCACCCACCTGGCCGTGGTGGACGGCTCCGACGGCGCACTACAGGAGCAGACCAGCCTGGACGGACACCGCAGCGTCCACGCCTTCGAGGACGGCATCCTGCTCGCCCAGGCCGCCGACGGCACGGAGTCCCTCTCCGCCATGGAGCACCGCAGCCTCGGCAGCATTGATGAGGTCCAGTGGGAGTCCGACCTGCGCCTGAGCAGAACGAGCCCGAACGCCGCTGCCCTCACCATCGAGCCCGACGGCGGCCGCTTGGGCCCCTACGCAGTGGTCAACGGCACTGAGCGTGAGGGTGATGGGGCCGAGGGCCACTTCATCAGTCTGAGGGACGGCTCCGGCATCGAAGGCCTCGCCAACCGCGGCGACCGGGAGCGCTACGTGGTGGCTGACGGCGAGCTGCTCGAGATTCGTGCGCGCGGCGACGGCTACGAGATCCAAGGACTGGACGAGGACCTGAGGCCCGCCTGGGACCGTCCGGTCGAGGTCGCTGCTGTCCTGCAGGCCAGCGACCGTCTGCTGGTGGCCGGAGGCTCCCGCTCGGACGACCAGCACACCGACGTGATGCTGCTCGACGCCTCTACCGGTGAGGAGCAGTGGGACCAGCCCGCCCGGGCCGAGGTCACCCATATCCACGCCGCCTCCGAGGATGACCGGATCATCGGCCTGAACTCATCCACCGACGAGGTGACCCTGTTGGACTCCGACGGCGAGGTCATCTTCAGCGAGCGCCTGGAGGGAAGCCCCCACGGTGTGTGGGTCGGCGAGGAGTTCCTCTACGTCGACGTCTACGGGGAGCTGGCCGCCTACGGCTGGGAGGACGGGCGCAGCGAGTGGTGGTACGACTACCGCACCGACTCCGAGTCCATCCATCAGGTCGGCGATCGTCTGCTGCTGGTGGACGATGAGGCCGGGGACATCAGCCTGCTCCAGTAG